A DNA window from Primulina tabacum isolate GXHZ01 chromosome 12, ASM2559414v2, whole genome shotgun sequence contains the following coding sequences:
- the LOC142520349 gene encoding uncharacterized protein LOC142520349, with product MWYVITDGPMKILKVNTTATTTECAPKMVEKHRSEWTTEDQKKANLDNVAKDILYKTLDKKMFAKIKTCTTAKEIWEKLTQLCEDKDQTKENKLTVAIQKFDNAKMKPGETLTEFEERFSSIIIKLIFLGKEYSNREIALKVMRALPR from the coding sequence atgtggtatgtcatcactgacggGCCAATGAAAATTCTGAAAGTAAATACAACTGCAACAACAACTGAATGTGCTCCCAAGATGGTTGAAAAACATCGAtctgaatggacaactgaggaccaaaagaaagcaaatcttgataatgtcgcAAAGGATATTCTTTACAAGACTCTAGACAAAAAAATGTTCGCCAAAATCAAGACGTGCACCACGGCTaaagaaatatgggaaaaactcACACAACTATGTGAGGACAAAGATCAAACTAAAGAAAACAAGCTGACTGTGGCTATCCAGAAGTTTGATAATGCAAAAATGAAGCCGGGAGAAACTCTTACAGAATTCGAAGAACGGTTCAGTAGTATTATCATCAAACTTATTTTTTTAGGAAAAGAATATTCTAACCGAGAAATTGCTTTGAAGGTTATGCGAGCTCTTCCCAGATAA